The following is a genomic window from Phaseolus vulgaris cultivar G19833 chromosome 6, P. vulgaris v2.0, whole genome shotgun sequence.
TTCCCTTATCTATACTACTAATTAGGTCAAGACTGGTACAAACCCAAGCTCACTACTAACAACTGTATATCTTATATGGAGAAATAGCACTTATATATTGATTTGTCATTTTTGAATCATCTTGATTTCCAATAGGTCTGTTGGAAGGACGTGATTCATTGGATGTGGCCTCTTTTCACAGAAAATTGGGGATCATGGAGAAATGATGTCTTGCATCTTAGTCCATGTCCTTTTACTGTTAGTGCTtcctataattattttatttttctgccttaaaaaagttatttgtaTGCCTTCTAGTCttgtttaaaaaatgtttattctGCCTGAGTTAGGTTGTTAGAGATACGTGCCCTTGCTGAAAAGTATGGGACGTCCTCATTCCTTTAGATTCACTCAGTCACCCTTTTTTTATGATTTCAGGATCCTGTAACAGGCATGCCTACTTGGCATGATAGACCACAATCTCCTCTTCTGATGTAAGTAACGGACTCAAAATGCAAAAGTtgctttcaatattttttttttggtgtgACTCTCTTACAGAACTCACTGGATTAAACTTCGTATTGTTGTTCTTTTGGCATTGTTGCTTGAATAATCACTATGTTGTTGTCCTAAGCTGGATAGAAGTTGCATGGAATTTTgaaatgatatattttaatcCCTACCAGTTACTGAGGGTTTTAGGATTtgttttgtataaaaaatacttgtttttctctttgtgcGTGACTTGTAACAGCTGGATAAATCCCACAAAAGGGCAAGTGATTATAAATTTACATGATCTTTTTAATTCTTATGGAATATTACTTTTGATTTTCATCTCTGATTCTGTGTATTGTTCAACAGGTATGGTTTTAGTAAAGAAGTAGTTGAATGTCCTGGTATGTTTGTTCTTctctttaatataatttttttcatatctatCTCCGTGATGTTAGCTGTTTAGAGTTTAAGTTGCTTGCTTTTTGTTTTAATCCATTTATCATTTATTCCCTTTTTTCTCCTATCCATTTGGAGGTCCTATCCTCCTGATATTAAACCATAAAATTGGGATGTCACGTGACAGTTGTGGTAACGTACTAAGGGGTGAAGGGTAGTGCTCCAATTAAACGCTTCTCAAATTATTTTGTCACATTCAAATGTCCTTTTCGGCATCTCTTATGAAGGAATGAAAAATAGAGGAGGTATTAAGATATTGGACTTGTATTGTATCTATCTTGTAAATTTTTGTTCCAATCAAGCACTTGGTAACACATCAAGTATAAATTTGTTCAGAAATCAGAGCCTATGAGTGAACTGTGACTTTTTGGGTTGAAAAAAATGTGATTAATTAGTTATGATAAATTTTCTTTGCTTTTGATCTTCTAGCAAGAAAGCTTTATGAAGTCATGGTTAGTGTGGTGTATCTAAGTCTCTTTCACTATTTATGAAGTATGAATGACGCCTTAAACATTATGTTTTACTGTTGGATGCTTTTAGCAAAACTTTATTTTCCTTGGAGTATGTTATTTCTCTACTGCACCTGTCTTTAGATTTTTGGTTTAATCACCTGATTAAATTTAGTGCACTGACAGCATATTGGCCTTCAAAAGTTCTGGTTTGTGGTTTCTGGTTCCTCCCTATTGAATGGCAGTTTACGTGTAAGAAGTGTAGAGATATTTCAGTACATGATTCATCAGGGCATCGATATGCTAAAGATGACTTGTGTCCCAGTCATTTAGAGCTGCAAAACTTTATAAAGACTACACCAATTTTTATTGGACTCAGTTCTATTGGAAGGTACCATTTGCTTCAAGTTTGTATTCAGTCTTGTAACGTAGTAGAGCTGTTGATTTAGGGTGCATTTGCTTTAGCTAAATCCCACATTCCAATTCATGTTAAACTCTAGCCTCCTCTCACATTGTATTGGTGTTCAACGTGAAGGAATGGTGATTCAAATTCACCTTAGTcattatatgtatatttttgACTGATTTTATGCATTTATTTGCAGCATGGGTTTCTTAAAAGACCCTTATGCATTTATATGCGTTCTTCAGACAGTCCTGAGCACCACAAATTACAGATTTATTCTATTTACAGCTGGATATGAACCCTTAGAATCAATCGTTCGTACCATTGCCACTGAAGCCTCGTTTGAGCCGAAAAATTGGAGTGACGATTGTGTTCCTCTTTGTAATGGGAAACTCTTGTGTTTTTCTGGGTGAGTTTTCCTTGGCTATTTTACTACAAAAAACAATTGGAGGGGACTGCCCTTTAAATAGAATAACTTGGATTTGACATCCAACTTTttagatttaattaaatttggatTTCTGATATAGTGCAGTGTCacttgaaattgaaattatgttTTCTTTCCATCTTATCACCTCTGATAATAAAACAAAAGTTAATGTTCCCTCTCCAAATTTCtttaaatgaaagaaaaaaagctAGAAGAGTGACATGGTTTTTACATAATGTGAATAGTTCCGTACCATACGGTTGGCTTTTCCCAAAATGTGCTGCTGTAATTCACCATGGTGGCAGGTAGGATAATTTGATCCCAAGCTGTTTTGGTATTAACACTAAATTGAAGCATTCAAGAGGCATGCTTACTAATGTATATATTTTGTATGGAATGTCTATCTCTAAATTAGTGGAACTACTGCTGCTGCATTACAGGCAGGAACACCACAGGTTGGCACTTCATTCCTTGCTTGATTAAACTATAACAAGATTTATGTCAGCATTATAAAAACCATAAAAGGCATTATTAAGACCATGCTAGATTAAACTACTTCCCAACTCAGCAAAAGTCTCTTGAAGCTGATGTATAATGGTAATTTATGGTCAGATGTGGTTGATATGGTGGAACCAACTTGCAGGTAGTATGCCCTTTCATGCTAGATCAGTTTTATTGGGCGGAGAGAATGCATTGGCTTGGCGTTTCACCTGAACCACTCTGCAGAAATCATTTGCTTCCTGATAAAAATGATGACACAAGTATCCAGGAAGCTGCGCGTCTACTATCGCTGGCAATCCATCATGCATTATCATCAACAGTCAAAGCACGGGCTGCAGAAGTTGCCCAACGGATATTGCTTGAGGTAACAACTATTCttaaatttgtatgttttttttttgtctggAACACTATTTAGAACTAGATTTCCATATGAATAATGAGATGCTTCGTTATTGAATTTGATTAGAAGGTATTGCCACTGTAAAAGTTTTTTATATTGTCATTGAGGAATAAATTGCCATGTGTTATAAGACTTTAAACTTTTTCTAGTAATTAAACAAGTCTTAGATTTGTTAGGACCTCTTATGAAGTTTGTTTTAGATTTGATCTGAAAACCGTAAGCTTAATGGTTCTAAAAACTATACATTTTGTCATGCATGTATACATCACATGAtcattcttcttcctccagGATGGCGTATCAGAGGCAATTAAGCACCTCAAGGAAGAGCTGGGTTTGAATTGAGATATTGAATGCGATTGAAATGTTCCAAGATTCACCAGTTTCATTTTATTCATGGTATTTTGTCACCAGTTTCATCTTGGGATTTGTCAGCGTTGAATATGTTGGAGTTTAGGATGGAAAACATACATATGGGTagataatagttttattaaatgCACAAGTAAGTCATTTCTCTTCACTGATAGTAAGTAATAAGACAAAGATAAGAGTGCAATGGAAAAGATAATGGTTCAACTTTCATGATAAGTAGTATAAAGATAAGAGTGTAATTGAAAAGATAATATTTAATGTTATGATGACCTTTTAAAACCCAATGTAACTAAACACTAATTTCCCTCttaaacaataaatttaagTGTATTTCAACATGAAATGTAAAAATTGTTACTGAAAGTTTTTTAAAGAGTAGTATTATTAcattttcttaattatattaatCCCTCTACCTTATATTTTATATGCGGTATATAATAGAAAGGTAAACACATTTTATATctcagaaaaaaaattgtttttttgtttaattagtAAATCAAAAGGATTAACAGAAATGTCTTGCAGGACGATTTCAAATTGGTTAAAGTTTATACTTTAGgtttcttcttcctgcacccaacatttttcttcctgcacccccacaattttaaaAGTCCCGATATTGGTCTTgactttttatttgaaaaagggcaCGGTGTTGGAGTGTGCTACGAATTTATCAATCTCgaagtgaatcatgttgttTTTGGATGAGGATGTGTTCCGGAAGCAAAATGTTAATAAATTGCCTATTTTCGAATTACTGAATCTGGAAGCCTAATTTATGTTATGAATCCGGAATGTGAAAAATCAATGTGAATTCCTAATTCTGTAAAATTATCGAACTACATTATTTGAAATATTAGATATAAACTACGGAAACGATAATCCAAGATATTATCAACCATCATCAAAAGAAACACCTTTCTGTGCTAAGAGATGGAGCAGCGTCGTCGTTATTCAGAGAAAAATGAAATCTGTGTGCAGTCTCTGGGTAAAGGAAGAAAAAAGAGTAGTGTGGGTCTTATATGCATTTTGgcgtttttaaaaaataataggtttatttttttctttgcataatattaaatattgtgggggtacaagaagaaaaacgtagggtgcaggaagaaactgcctatACTTTACGTGTTTTTGGTGTTCTGTTATGAAAGCCAAACTCCAATTCAATAATTCAGGTAATGAATTTCCACAGGCTAATAAgatataatttcaaattttattcaaGAACATTAAGAAGTTAGTAAAAATTTGTGTTGAAgttgtatattaaaattattaaaaatgttgttattCTTATTCtacctaataataataataataataataataataatgataataattattattataataagagTATAACTGTTAATAAAGGAGATCCTTCTTCATAATTAGTTCATAACTAGTGTACACAATTTATTACCGATTTTAATTTcatcaatatattttatttattatttatcttttaacttTTGTAATTGTTTAAAAATCAGTTAACTAACTACAgtaaaaaattacatattataaaattaaaaagtttatttatttattttataattatattctaTGAATATAAAGGTCAACTACCATAGGAAAAATGAATTCTTGTAGTCAGAAGAGCaaattcaataataatattttataagaattaattatttaacattagttatcatgaaaaaaaatttgataTACATACACATCTTTCCAccagtaataataattataagatATTCACAAGATTATCTGAGATACTCGTTTTAGATTTCATATCTGAAATCTGAGTTTGATTTTCAATAAGGgaatcttgataaaaaaaaatcataattaatatgatCATCCATGGAAATATGAACCAcatgtaatatatttatttatttatttatctcaaaaagagtattttttataaaaaaaattagaaataaagtaatgtattattttaattagtgatttattattttattcttaattaaatttgtaattattttaaattttaattaattaatttctaattttatgtttttattaagttttgaataatcaattattatttaaGATAATTAATTTCCACTCATAATCATTCATTACAACATAGCCTAAATCTATTAGTTGTTCCACTCATAATCATCcattataacaaaataattaatttatatttttacctAATCTATAATTGCATTCTTAAACACTTTTTTAAAAGCttttgtaaaaattattt
Proteins encoded in this region:
- the LOC137832856 gene encoding sterol 3-beta-glucosyltransferase UGT80B1; protein product: MERRKPKAVFMAFGTKGDVYPLAAIAAAFACDQNQYDVMLITHSAHESLSTQLAQKHVQFCPVSSLPVVCADQTDTEGKVESSFFLHKRKVTRDHRQECYALIERIFGDGPSLDGDLIMINFFALEGWSLAESFCVRCIVAAPYVVPYSAPSTFESKFQIELPLLYRYLIDAPSGKVCWKDVIHWMWPLFTENWGSWRNDVLHLSPCPFTDPVTGMPTWHDRPQSPLLMYGFSKEVVECPAYWPSKVLVCGFWFLPIEWQFTCKKCRDISVHDSSGHRYAKDDLCPSHLELQNFIKTTPIFIGLSSIGSMGFLKDPYAFICVLQTVLSTTNYRFILFTAGYEPLESIVRTIATEASFEPKNWSDDCVPLCNGKLLCFSGSVPYGWLFPKCAAVIHHGGSGTTAAALQAGTPQVVCPFMLDQFYWAERMHWLGVSPEPLCRNHLLPDKNDDTSIQEAARLLSLAIHHALSSTVKARAAEVAQRILLEDGVSEAIKHLKEELGLN